The following DNA comes from Streptomyces globosus.
CGAGGCCGTGTGGGCCTGCCGGCGGCTGGCGTCCTCGCACTACGCGACGGGCGGCTGGAGCGTCGGCGCCGTGGCGCTGGTCGCCGGCTGGCTGGCCCGCACCCGCCCGGAGGGCACCCGCGTCGCGGCGGTCTTCCCCGACGGACCGCAGCGCTACCTGGGGAGCGTGTACGACGACGACTGGTGCGCCGCCCGCGGGCTCCTCGACGCGCCCCCGGCCGCCGAGCCGGAGGTCGTCGGCCGGGCCGACGAGAAGGAGGTCGTCCGCTGGACCCGCTGCGCCTCCGTCGTCGACCCCCTGGCCGGGCGCGCGGACGGGGTGCGGGAGGCGTCCCGGTGAGGGGGCCCCTCGCGCCGCTCCGCTCGTACGGGGCGGGCGTCAGGCTGCTGATGGTGAACCAGTTCGCCATCAACCTCGGCTTCTACATGCTGATGCCGTACCTGGCGGTCCACCTGTCCGGGACGCTCGGCCTGGCAGCCTGGACGGTCGGCCTCGTCCTCGGCGTGCGGAACTTCAGCCAGCAGGGCATGTTCCTGGTCGGCGGGACCCTCGCCGACCGGCTGGGCTACAAGCCGCTGATCGTGGCCGGGCTGCTGCTGCGGACCGCCGGGTTCGCGGCACTCGGCCTGGTCGGCTCGCTGCCGGCGCTGCTCGCGGCGTCGGCCGCCGTCGGCCTCGCGGGCGCCCTGTTCAACCCGGCGTCGCGCGCCTACCTCGCCGTCGAGGCGGGAGAGCGGCGGGTGGAGGCGTTCGCCCTGTTCAACGTCTTCTACCAGGCCGGCATCCTGCTCGGCCCGCCGGTCGGCATGCTGCTCACGGGCGCCGGCTTCCGCCTCACCTGCCTCACCGCGGCCGGGATCTTCGCCGTGCTCGGCGCCGTGCAGATCCGCCGCCTGCCGCCCCGGCGGGCCGACGGCCCGGCCGGCCGCGGGGACGCGCCGCGCCCGTCGGTCCTCGCCCAGTGGCGGGGCATCCTCGCGAACCGGCCGTTCGTGCTGTTCTCGACGGCCATGGCCGGCTCGTACGTCCTCTCCTACCAGGTGTACCTGGCGCTGCCGCTGGAGGTGCGGCGGCTGGCCGGCCCGGGGCCGTTCGGCACGGCGGCGACGGCTGCGCTGTTCGCGGCTCCGGGGCTGCTGACGATCTTGCTGCAGACCCGCGTCACCGCCTGGTGCCGGGCCCGCACGACGTCCGGGCGGGCCCTCGTCTGGGGGCTGCTGGCCATGGCCGGGGCCTTCGCCCCGCTGCTGCTGGCGTCCGCGCTGCCGCTGCCGGACGGGGGCGCGTGGCGGTGGCTGCATGCGGCGGGCGTGCCCGTACTGGCCGCCCTGCTGCTCGCGGTGGGGACGATGGTGGCGTACCCGTTCGAGATGGACACCCTCGTCGGGCTGTCCGGGGACCGGCTCGTGGCCACGCACTACGGGCTGTACAACACCGTCTGCGGAATCGGCATCACGGTGGGGAACCTGCTCACCGGGGCGGCGCTCGACGCGGCCCGGGACGCCGGCGTGCCGTCGCTGCCCTGGCTCGCGCTCCTCGCCCTCGGCGTGCTGTGCGCGGGCGCGCTGCTGGCCATGGACCGCACCGGGCGCCTCGCGCCGCCCGGGCGGGGCGCCCCGGCTGAGCCGGCGGCGGCCTGAAGGACCGCGCCGGCTCCGCTCAGCCGCCTGCCGGCCGGGGGTCGGCGGAGGCGAGCAGGTTCAGCACGGTGGCCTCCATGGCGTGCCGGGCCTGCTCGGCGCTCAGGCCCGTGGAACGCCAGTGGTGCCAGGCGCCCCAGGTGGTGACGGCGTCAAGCCCGTCGGCGAGGTCGCGGCGGCGGTCCTCCGGGAGCGGTGCGAGCTCCGCCGCCAGGACGGCCTCCATACGGCGGCGGCCGTCGGCGAACGCCTCGTCGATCACCTGCCGGATGCGCGGCGAGGGGTGGTCCATCCGCATCACCGCCAGCCGGGCCGGGGTGATCCACTCCAGGATCCGGGCGCGCTGCTCGGCGAGCGCGGCGACCCGCTCGGCGCGCGGGCCGACGGTCGGCAGCGGCCTGATCTGCTCGGCGAGCTGCTCCAGCCGCCGGGTGATGGCGGTGTCGACCAGCTGGGACATGTCGGCGAAGTGGTGGAACACCGAGCGCCGCGAGACCCCGGCGCGGGCCGCCACCTTGTCCGCCGGGAACTCGGTGCTCCCCTCGTCGAGCAGGGCGAGCAGCGCGTCGGCGATGCGCTCGCGCGTCTGCCGGCCGCGTTCGGTCCGCCCGTCGGCCGCCGACTCCGGTCGTTTCTCCACTCGCCCTCCCGATCTCCTCGCATTGACATTGTTGCACTCGAAGTGCAAGCGTAAATGTGCACTCGCAGTGCAAGTTGTTGCGGACGAGAGGTGAGAGGCGACGATGTTCCACGCCCTGGGGCGCAGCTGCGCCCGCAGACCCGGCCGGGTTCTCGCCGCCTGGCTGGCGGTGCTGCTCGCGCTGGCCTCCGCGGTCCTGGTGTTCGGCCGGGCCACCAGCGAGGCCGTGTCCATCCCGGGCAGCGACAGCCAGGCGGCCCGGGACGCGGCGGCCGCCTTCCCCGGGCCGCCGTCGGGCAACCAGCCCGTGGTGCTGCACGCGCCGGCGGGCAGTGCCCCGCTGACCTCGGACGCCATGAGGTCCGCCGTCGAGGCGGCGGCCGCGCGGATCGCCCGCGTCGAGCACGTCACGGCCGTCACCACCCCCTACGCCCCCGCCGGCAGGGCGGCGATGAGCACGGACGGCCGCACCGCCTACCTGACGCTCGGCCTGGACGTCGCCGCCCGCGACATCACACCGGAGACCACCGGGGCCGTGGAGGCGGCCGCCGAACCGGCCCGGCAGGCGGGCATCGAGGTCACCCCGGGCGGCGAGCTCGCCGCAGCCGCCGACAAGGGGTCCACCGGGCACAGCGAGCTGATCGGCCTCGCCGCGGCCGCCGCCGTCCTCTTCCTCGGACTGCGCTCGGCCCCGGCCGCCGGACTGCCGATCGCGGTCGGGGTGGTGGGCCTGGGTGTCTCGCTGGCGGCCGTCGGCCTCCTCGGACACCTCGTGGACATGCCCGCTTCCGGCGCCACGATCGCCGCCATGATCGGGCTCGGGGTGGGCATCGACTACACCCTGTTCTGCCTGATGCGCTTCCGCTCCCTCCTCGCCGGGGGCGCCGGGGCCGTGGACGCGGCCGCGCGCACGACCGCCACGGCCGGCAAGGCCGCCGCCTTCGCGGGCTGCGCGGTGGTCGCCGCCCTGGCCGGGCTGGCGCTCGGCGGGCTGCCCCTGCTGTACGCGCTGGCGCTGGCGCCCGGGATCGCCGTACTGGTCGCCGTGGCGGCCGCGCTCACTCTGCTGCCGGCGCTGCTCGCGCTGCTCGGGCGGCGGCTCGCCCCGGCCGCGGCGGGGCCGGCTGCCGCCGCCGAGGGGGCCGGCCCGGAGCACGGCGCCCGCCTGCACCGGATCGCCGTGTACGTCGCCGACCGGCCGTGGCGCCACCTCCTCGCCGGCCTGGCCCTGCTCGCCGTACTGGCCGTCCCCGCGGCCGGTTTGGCGTTCGGCGCTCTCGACGCGGGCGACAAGGCCGCGGGAACGGACAGCCGCACCGCCCACGACCGGCTGGCGGCCGCCTTCGGCCCCGGCGTGAACGGGCCCCTCCAGGTGACGGCGTCCCTGCCCACCGCCGCCTCCGGCCCCGGTGACGGCCGCCTCACGGCGGTCACCTCCGCGCTGGAGGCCACCCCGGGGGTGGCCTCCGCCGGCGGCCCGCAGCTCGCCGCGGACGCCCGTACCGCCCGCTGGCAGGTCGTCCCCGACACCGGCCCCGGCGATCCGCGGACCGCCGCGCTCGTCGACCGGCTGCGGGAGTCCGCCCTGCCCGCGGCCACGGCGGGCAGCGGCACGGCCGCCCACGTGGGCGGATCCGCCGCCGCCCAGGCCGATCTGAACGACCGCCTGGCGCAGCGGCTGCCCGCGGTCATCGGGGCCGTCGTCGCCGTGGCCGCGCTGCTGCTCCTGCTCGCGTTCCGCTCGCCCGTCGTCGCGGTCAAGGCCGCCGTGGTGGCCCTGCTGTCGGTGGCCGCCGCGTACGGTGTGCTCACCGCCGTGTTCCAGTGGGGCATGGGCGCCCCGCTGCTCGGCCTGGAGGGGCCGGTGCCGATCCCCGGGTACGTTCCCCTGCTGATGTTCGCCGTCCTGTTCGGGCTCTCCATGGACTACGAGGTGTTCCTGCTCACCTCTGTCCGCGAGGCGTACCTGCGGCATGGGGACAACCGGCGCGCTGTCATCGAGGGCCTCGCGGGGACCGGGCGCGTGATCACCTCGGCAGCAGCGATCATGGTGTGCGTGTTCCTGAGCTACCTGCTGTCCGCGGATCCCGTGGTGAAGATGTTCGGCGTCGGCCTGGCCACGGCCGTCGCCCTCGACGCCACGGTCGTCCGCGGGCTGCTGGTCCCGACCGGGATGGTGCTGCTGGGCACACGCAACTGGTGGCTGCCCGGACCGCTGGACCGCCTGCTGCCCCGCTTGGACATCGAGGGCGAGGGCACGGGCCGCGGCACGACGCGCCCGCACCCGGCCGCGCCCGGACCCGCCGCCACCGAGCCGACCCCCGCACCGTGAGGAACCCGGAGCCCATGCCCGCCGACGCGCCGACCGCCCCCGCCACCGCCCCCGCCACCGCGGCCACCGCCCCCGACCACCCGCGCCCCGGCCGGCGCCGGCGGGCGGTGATCGCCGGAGCCGCCGCCCTGGCGGTCCTGCTCGCCCTGCCCGCGGCCGACGCCTTCGCCCGCCACCGCGGCGAGGGAAGGCTCGCCGACCGCATCGCCGCACGCCACCCCGACCTGCGGTCGAAGCCGCAGGTGGAGATAGGCGGCTACCCGTTCCTGCTCGGAGCGGCCCGCGGCGCCCACCCGGAGGTCCGGGTCAGGGCCGGCGGACACGCGCCGGACGGCCGGCCGGTGAACGCCGACGTCGAACTGGAGGACGTCTCCCGGAACGAGGACGGCTACACGGCGTCGGCGGTCGACGCCCGCTTCACCGTCCCCTTCGAGGCGCTGGCCGGCGAGGCGGGAGGGAAGGCCACCCTGTCCGACGCCGGCAGCGGCCGGCTCAGGATCGAGCGCCGCGTGCTCGGCGTCCCGGTCGCGGTCACCGCCGAACTCCGGCTCCAGGGCGACACGGTGACCCTCCACGCCACCTCGGCGACGCTGGCCGGAACGTCCGTCGACCCGGCGATGCCGATGGTCAGGCAGGCACTCGCGGAGAAGCAGTGGAAGCTGCCCGCCCTGCCGTGGGGCCTGCACGCCTCCGAGGTGTCGGTCGGCCCGGACGGCGTCACCGCGCACGCCCGCGGCGAGGACGTCGCCCTCGGCTGAGGACCGCCCCGCGGCCGGGCGCGGTGACGAAACGGGCGCCCGCCCCGGGAGTCGCTCCCGGGGCGGGCGCCCGTCCTGCAGGAGGCAGCGCCGGCGTCAGGCCTGCGGCGCCGGGAAGGTCGGGTACTCGACCCCGGAGACGTGCTGCACGACGCGGATGACCTGGCACGAGTAGCCGAACTCGTTGTCGTACCAGAGGTACAGGATCGCGTTGTCGCCGTCGACCTTGGTGGCGCCGGCGTCGATGATCGACGCGTGGCGCGAGCCGACGAAGTCCATCGAGACGGCGTCGGGCGCGGTCGTGAAGTCGATCTGGCGCTTCAGCGGCGAGTGCAGCGAGACGTTGCGCAGGTAGTCCAGGACCTCCTCGCGGGTGGTCTCGCGGCCCAGGCGCAGGCTGAGGATGGCGATCGAGACGTCCGGGACGGGGACGCGGATCGAGCTGCCGGTGATCGGGGCCTTGAGGTCGGGCAGCGCCTTCGCGACGGCCGAGGCGGCGCCGGTCTCGGTGATGACCATGTTGAGCGGCGCGGAGCGGCCGCGGCGGTCGGCCTTGTGGTAGTTGTCCAGCAGGTTCTGGTCGTTGGTGAACGAGTGGACGGTCTCCACGTGGCCGCGCAGCACACCGTACTCGTCGTCCATGGCCTTCAGCGGCGGGACGATCGCGTTCGTGGTGCAGGAGGCGCAGGAGAGGATGCGCTCGTCCGGCTTGATCATGTCCTGGTTGACGCCGTGGACGATGTTCGGGACGTCGCCCTTGCCCGGCGCCGTCAGGACGACCTTGTCGATGCCGGGGCGCAGGTGCTTGGAGAGGCCCTCGCGGTCGCGCCACTTGCCGGTGTTGTCGATGAGGATGGCGTCCTTGATGCCGTACGCCGTGTAGTCGACCTCGGAGGGGTCGTTGGCGTAGATCACCCGGATCGCGTTGCCGTTGGCGATGATCGTGCTGTTCGCCTCGTCCACGGTGATGGTGCCCTGGAACTGGCCGTGGATGGAGTCGCGGCGCAGCAGCGAGGCACGCTTCACCATGTCCTCGGCAGCGCGCTCGCCTCCGCCGCGCACGACGATGGCGCGCAGGCGCAGGCCGTTGCCCGAACCGGCCTTCTCGATGAGGAGGCGGGCGACGAGGCGGCCGATGCGGCCGAAGCCGTAGAGGACGACGTCCCGGCCGGTGGAGCGCTCGATCTTGTTCGCACCGGTGGCGCCGGCGACGGCCTCGGCGGTGAAGTCGGCCACGGACAGGCCGCGGTCGTCGGTCTTGTACGTCGCGGCCAGCATGCCGATGTCGATCTGGGACGGGCCGAGATCGAGCGCGGAGAGGGCCTGGAGGAACGGCATCGTCTCGGTGACCGACAGCTCCTCGCCGTCGATCTGCCGGGCGAACCGGTGGGTCTTGAGAATGCTGACCACCGACTTGTTCACCAGGGAGCGGCTGTGCAGCAGGACGGTGACGTCCCGCTCGCGCTGCAGCTTCCCGATGATCGGGATCATCGACTCCGCGATCTCCTCGCGGTTCTTCCAGTTGGTGAACGAGTCCTCGTTGACAGTCACAGGTTTATCTTTCGAGCTAGGCGGCGCTCATATGCTAACCCCCTCGTACTTTGATCCTTCAAGGGGCACCCGTGTCGGATTCGCCGCCGGGGCCGGTAAGCCTGCGGGATGCGGCTTCTGATGCCCTGTGCCCGAAGCGGCTGCCGGGGGCGCGCCGGGCCGGGCGGAGCTGCCGCCGCACGGGCGGCCCGGCCCTTCCGTCCGGCCGCCGCGGGGGGCGGAGTCACTTCGGGGCCGGGTAGACCCTCGACTGCTTCACACTGCCGAAGGCGAAGCTCGACTCGATGGAGGCGATGCCGGGGATCGCGTGGATGCGGTGGCGCACCAGCGCCTCGTACGCCTCCAGGCTCTCGATGACGACGCGCAGGAGGTAGTCGCTGCTTCCGGCCATCAGGTAGCAGTCCTGGATGTGCTCGATGACGGCGACGTGCTCCTCGAAGATCCGCACCGCCTCGCCGGTGTGGCGCTCCAGCCGTATCCGGACGAACACGGTGATCGGCAGCCCGAATGCCACCTGGTCGACCATCGCCGTGTAGCCCCTGATCAGTCCGGCCTCCTCCAGCCGCCGGACCCGGCGCAGGCAGGGCGAGGGCGAGAGCCGGACCCGGTCGGCGAGCTCCTGGTTCGAGAGCCGGCCGTCGGCCTGCAACTCCCTGATGATTTGCAGATCCACGGCATCCACGGCCCCTCCTTGGCAGATTCTGCCCTCAACGTACGCCTGGAGGGCAGAAGTGGCAATCGGCTGCCCTGGCGAAAGGTCTAGCGTTGCCCCGTGGCCGGATACGGCCCTCTTCAGGCTGGAGGAACGACTGTGGTCGCCGTGAACACCGCACCTGCCGCGGCGCCCCCGCAGGCCCGTACGGCGGGGCTGCGCGGGCTCAGCCCGCAGGCGCAGGGCATGGCGGCGCTGGCGCTGACCGTCCTCATCTGGGCGGCGTTCGCGCTGAGCGCCCGCGCGCTGGGCTCCTCCACCCTGCTGCCTGCGGACGCCGGCCTGCTGCGCTTCGGCATCCCGCTCGCCGTCCTGGCGCCCGCGCTGTGGCGGCGCCGCCGCGCCCTGGCCGCCGTCCGGCCCGCCGTCGCGCTCAAGGTCGCCTGCGGGGCCGGGGTGCCGTTCTTCCTCGCGGCGATGTACGGGGGCTCCCTCACGTCGGCTGCGTTCGTCGGCTCCATCGTGCCCGGCATGGTGCCGCTGTTCGTCGCGGCCCTCGTGGCCGCCTCCGGGCGGGGCCTCCCGCGCGGCACCCAGGCGGCCGGCCTCCTGCTGATCGCGGCCGGCGTGGTCGCGCTGGTGTGGCGCCACGTCTTCCCCCTGAACGCGTCGGTCCTCGCGGGGTCGGGGATTCTGCTCGCCGCCAGCGGCCTGTGGGCGCTGTACACCGTCGGGCTGAAGGAGGTCGCGCTCGACCCGGTCGGCTCGATCGGCCTGCTGTGCCTGCCGTCGTTCGCCGTGCTGGCCGCCCTCGTCCTGACGGGGGCGCTGCCGAGCGGCCTGGCCTCGGCGACCGCGTCCGACATCGCCGTGTTCACCGTCGTGCAGGGGCTCGGGGTCGGGCTGTGCGCCGGGCTGCTGTACGCCTTCGCGATCCGCCGGCTGGGCGCCGAGCGCAGCTCGGCCGTCGGCAGCCTGAGCCCGGTCCTGGTGGTCCTGCTCGCCGTGCCGCTGCTGGGCGAGTCGCCGACGGCGGCGGTGCTGGTCGGCGTGCCCCTCATCGCGGCGGGCGTCTTCCTCGCCAACCGCACCGCCGGCCGGGCCGCCCCCGCGCCGGCGGCGCCGCCCTCCCGGCCCTGACGGGCCGCCCCTCCCGCTCCCGCTCTCCCGCTCCCGCTCTCCCGCTCCCGTCCAGCCCAGTCCGAGGTTTCCCGCAGATGCTTGAGCTCCTCCTCCCCCCGCCCGTCGACCCCCTGTGGGACCTGACCGAGGCATACGGCGCCGACGCCCGGCCCGAACGCCTCAACCTGGTCCTCGGCGTCTACCGGGACGACACGGGCACGACGCCGGTCATGGCCGCCGTGCGCGAGGCGGAGCTGCGCCTGGCGGAGCGCTCCGCGTCCAAGGAGTACCGCGGCCTGTCGGGGAACACGGCGTTCAACCGGGCCATGCTGGCGATGGTCCTGGGCGAGGGCGGCGGGGCGGCCGACCGGGCGGTCGCCGTGCAGACCGTCGCCGGAAGCGGCGCGCTGCGGCTGCTGGCCGACCTCGTGTGCCGGACCCGTCCGGGCGCGACCGTGTGGATCAGCGACCCCGCGTACGTCAACCACCGCCCGATACTGGAGGCCGCCGGCCTGGCGGTCCGCACCTACCGCTGGGTCGACGCGGAGGGCCGCTCCGACACGGCGGGGCTGCTGCAGGACCTGGCGCAGGCGCAGCGGGACGACGTGGTGCTGCTCCAGGGCTGCTGCCACAACCCGACCGGCGTGGACCCCTCCGCGCGGGCGTGGGAGGAGCTGGCCGGGCTGGCGGCCCGGAACGGCTGGGTCCCGTTCGTCGACCTCGCCTACCACGGTCTCGGCGACGGCCTGGAGACCGACCTGGCGGCCACCCGGCTGCTCGCGGACCGGGTGCCGGAGATGCTCGTCGCGGTGAGCTGCTCCAAGAACTTCGGGCTCTACAGCGACCGCACCGGTTGCGCGATCGTCCTCGGCGCCTCCCGCGCGTCCCTGCGGCACGTGGAGACGGCCCTGCAGAACGCTGCCCGCACCCTGTACTCGATGCCGCCGGAGCACGGCGCGGCGGTGGTCGCGGCGGTCCTGGAGGATGACGGCCTGCGGGCCCTGTGGCGGGCCGAGCTCGACGGCATGCGGGCCCGCATCGAGGCCAACCGGACCGGTCTGGCCGAGCAGTTGGCGGGCCTCGGCCGGCCGGCCGAGGCGGCGGTGCTCGCGCGGCAGAAGGGCATGTTCTCGATGCTGCCGCTCACCGCGCCGCAGATGCTGCGGCTGCGCAGCCGGTACGCGGTCTACGGCACCACGGCCGGCCGCATCAACATCGCAGGGCTGCCCGCCGACCGCATCGCCTGTGTGGCCCGCGGTGTCGCCGGCGTGCTCGGCGAGGACGGCGCCTGAGGGCTGCCGCCCACCCCCGGCCGGCGGGGGTGGGGCGGGGCACGGGATCACGGCCGGGACCGGCAGGGATACACGCCGGAGGGAGACCTGATGTTTCATCAGGTCGCTTGACCCGGACTCTTGACTCTCCGCGCGGCAGTCGGGATTCTCGACGCACCTTTCGCGCGGGACATGACAATCAGCCGGGTTTTCCGACACGGCCCTGCGTCCTCGACCGCGCCCCGCCGACTCCCGATGACGCGAGTGTGACCATGACCAGACGCCGCCCCGTCCGCCGCCGACCACTCACACTGCTCGCCCTGCTCCTCGCCGCCGCGCTGGCCGTGTCGCTCGGCCCCGCGCCCGGCGCCTCGGCCGACGCCGACTGGTGGGCCCCCACCGCCCGGCCCGCACCCGACTCGCAGATCAACGTCACCGGCGAGCCCTTCAAGGGCACCGACGCCCAGGGGAACGTGCGCGGGTTCGTCGACGCACACGACCACATCATGTCGAACGAGGGCTTCGGCGGCCGCCTCATCTGCGGCCGGCCGTTCTCCGAACAGGGCATCGCCGACGCGCTGAAGGACTGCCCCGAGCACTACCCCGACGGCACCCTCGCCGTCTTCGACTTCATCACCAAGGGCGGCGACGGCAGGCACGACCCGAACGGCTGGCCGACCTTCAAGGACTGGCCCGCGCACGACTCGCTGACCCACCAGCAGAACTACTACACGTGGATCGAGCGGGCCTGGCGCGGCGGCCAGCGCGTCCTCGTCAACGACCTC
Coding sequences within:
- a CDS encoding MFS transporter translates to MRGPLAPLRSYGAGVRLLMVNQFAINLGFYMLMPYLAVHLSGTLGLAAWTVGLVLGVRNFSQQGMFLVGGTLADRLGYKPLIVAGLLLRTAGFAALGLVGSLPALLAASAAVGLAGALFNPASRAYLAVEAGERRVEAFALFNVFYQAGILLGPPVGMLLTGAGFRLTCLTAAGIFAVLGAVQIRRLPPRRADGPAGRGDAPRPSVLAQWRGILANRPFVLFSTAMAGSYVLSYQVYLALPLEVRRLAGPGPFGTAATAALFAAPGLLTILLQTRVTAWCRARTTSGRALVWGLLAMAGAFAPLLLASALPLPDGGAWRWLHAAGVPVLAALLLAVGTMVAYPFEMDTLVGLSGDRLVATHYGLYNTVCGIGITVGNLLTGAALDAARDAGVPSLPWLALLALGVLCAGALLAMDRTGRLAPPGRGAPAEPAAA
- a CDS encoding TetR/AcrR family transcriptional regulator, which codes for MEKRPESAADGRTERGRQTRERIADALLALLDEGSTEFPADKVAARAGVSRRSVFHHFADMSQLVDTAITRRLEQLAEQIRPLPTVGPRAERVAALAEQRARILEWITPARLAVMRMDHPSPRIRQVIDEAFADGRRRMEAVLAAELAPLPEDRRRDLADGLDAVTTWGAWHHWRSTGLSAEQARHAMEATVLNLLASADPRPAGG
- a CDS encoding MMPL family transporter, translating into MFHALGRSCARRPGRVLAAWLAVLLALASAVLVFGRATSEAVSIPGSDSQAARDAAAAFPGPPSGNQPVVLHAPAGSAPLTSDAMRSAVEAAAARIARVEHVTAVTTPYAPAGRAAMSTDGRTAYLTLGLDVAARDITPETTGAVEAAAEPARQAGIEVTPGGELAAAADKGSTGHSELIGLAAAAAVLFLGLRSAPAAGLPIAVGVVGLGVSLAAVGLLGHLVDMPASGATIAAMIGLGVGIDYTLFCLMRFRSLLAGGAGAVDAAARTTATAGKAAAFAGCAVVAALAGLALGGLPLLYALALAPGIAVLVAVAAALTLLPALLALLGRRLAPAAAGPAAAAEGAGPEHGARLHRIAVYVADRPWRHLLAGLALLAVLAVPAAGLAFGALDAGDKAAGTDSRTAHDRLAAAFGPGVNGPLQVTASLPTAASGPGDGRLTAVTSALEATPGVASAGGPQLAADARTARWQVVPDTGPGDPRTAALVDRLRESALPAATAGSGTAAHVGGSAAAQADLNDRLAQRLPAVIGAVVAVAALLLLLAFRSPVVAVKAAVVALLSVAAAYGVLTAVFQWGMGAPLLGLEGPVPIPGYVPLLMFAVLFGLSMDYEVFLLTSVREAYLRHGDNRRAVIEGLAGTGRVITSAAAIMVCVFLSYLLSADPVVKMFGVGLATAVALDATVVRGLLVPTGMVLLGTRNWWLPGPLDRLLPRLDIEGEGTGRGTTRPHPAAPGPAATEPTPAP
- a CDS encoding LmeA family phospholipid-binding protein — translated: MPADAPTAPATAPATAATAPDHPRPGRRRRAVIAGAAALAVLLALPAADAFARHRGEGRLADRIAARHPDLRSKPQVEIGGYPFLLGAARGAHPEVRVRAGGHAPDGRPVNADVELEDVSRNEDGYTASAVDARFTVPFEALAGEAGGKATLSDAGSGRLRIERRVLGVPVAVTAELRLQGDTVTLHATSATLAGTSVDPAMPMVRQALAEKQWKLPALPWGLHASEVSVGPDGVTAHARGEDVALG
- a CDS encoding glyceraldehyde-3-phosphate dehydrogenase translates to MTVNEDSFTNWKNREEIAESMIPIIGKLQRERDVTVLLHSRSLVNKSVVSILKTHRFARQIDGEELSVTETMPFLQALSALDLGPSQIDIGMLAATYKTDDRGLSVADFTAEAVAGATGANKIERSTGRDVVLYGFGRIGRLVARLLIEKAGSGNGLRLRAIVVRGGGERAAEDMVKRASLLRRDSIHGQFQGTITVDEANSTIIANGNAIRVIYANDPSEVDYTAYGIKDAILIDNTGKWRDREGLSKHLRPGIDKVVLTAPGKGDVPNIVHGVNQDMIKPDERILSCASCTTNAIVPPLKAMDDEYGVLRGHVETVHSFTNDQNLLDNYHKADRRGRSAPLNMVITETGAASAVAKALPDLKAPITGSSIRVPVPDVSIAILSLRLGRETTREEVLDYLRNVSLHSPLKRQIDFTTAPDAVSMDFVGSRHASIIDAGATKVDGDNAILYLWYDNEFGYSCQVIRVVQHVSGVEYPTFPAPQA
- a CDS encoding Lrp/AsnC family transcriptional regulator, whose amino-acid sequence is MDAVDLQIIRELQADGRLSNQELADRVRLSPSPCLRRVRRLEEAGLIRGYTAMVDQVAFGLPITVFVRIRLERHTGEAVRIFEEHVAVIEHIQDCYLMAGSSDYLLRVVIESLEAYEALVRHRIHAIPGIASIESSFAFGSVKQSRVYPAPK
- a CDS encoding DMT family transporter; protein product: MNTAPAAAPPQARTAGLRGLSPQAQGMAALALTVLIWAAFALSARALGSSTLLPADAGLLRFGIPLAVLAPALWRRRRALAAVRPAVALKVACGAGVPFFLAAMYGGSLTSAAFVGSIVPGMVPLFVAALVAASGRGLPRGTQAAGLLLIAAGVVALVWRHVFPLNASVLAGSGILLAASGLWALYTVGLKEVALDPVGSIGLLCLPSFAVLAALVLTGALPSGLASATASDIAVFTVVQGLGVGLCAGLLYAFAIRRLGAERSSAVGSLSPVLVVLLAVPLLGESPTAAVLVGVPLIAAGVFLANRTAGRAAPAPAAPPSRP
- a CDS encoding aromatic amino acid transaminase, translating into MLELLLPPPVDPLWDLTEAYGADARPERLNLVLGVYRDDTGTTPVMAAVREAELRLAERSASKEYRGLSGNTAFNRAMLAMVLGEGGGAADRAVAVQTVAGSGALRLLADLVCRTRPGATVWISDPAYVNHRPILEAAGLAVRTYRWVDAEGRSDTAGLLQDLAQAQRDDVVLLQGCCHNPTGVDPSARAWEELAGLAARNGWVPFVDLAYHGLGDGLETDLAATRLLADRVPEMLVAVSCSKNFGLYSDRTGCAIVLGASRASLRHVETALQNAARTLYSMPPEHGAAVVAAVLEDDGLRALWRAELDGMRARIEANRTGLAEQLAGLGRPAEAAVLARQKGMFSMLPLTAPQMLRLRSRYAVYGTTAGRINIAGLPADRIACVARGVAGVLGEDGA